The proteins below are encoded in one region of Bosea sp. BIWAKO-01:
- a CDS encoding bifunctional 5,10-methylenetetrahydrofolate dehydrogenase/5,10-methenyltetrahydrofolate cyclohydrolase — translation MSARILDGREIARDIRADTALRVAELTAKAGIVPHLVVILVGGNPASRVYVENKIRACAEVGIRSTLVTLDPGIAAQDLIAEIERLNRSPDVHGILVQLPLPPHHDIQAVLRAISVHKDVDGFHLYNVGGLVVGRTIFSPCTPYGVMRMLDHAGIPVEGRNVTIVGASNIVGKPMALMMMARDATVSVCHAKTRDLAQYTILADILIVAAGVPRLIGAQMVRTGAVVIDVGINRDPQGRLQGDVDFDAVRERASYITPVPGGVGPMTVTMLLVNTVSAAERIAEGGRALMLPEQPDGGPGRLTGRPGADAA, via the coding sequence GTGAGCGCCCGCATCCTCGATGGCCGGGAGATCGCGCGCGACATCCGGGCTGATACCGCCCTGCGGGTGGCTGAGCTTACCGCCAAGGCCGGAATCGTGCCGCATCTGGTGGTGATCCTTGTCGGTGGGAATCCCGCCTCTCGCGTCTATGTCGAGAATAAGATCCGCGCCTGCGCCGAGGTCGGCATCAGGTCCACCCTCGTCACGCTCGATCCCGGAATTGCGGCGCAGGACCTCATCGCTGAGATCGAGCGCCTGAACCGCTCTCCTGATGTCCACGGCATTCTCGTTCAGCTGCCGCTGCCGCCGCACCATGATATCCAGGCGGTCTTGCGGGCGATCTCGGTCCACAAGGACGTCGATGGCTTCCATCTCTACAATGTCGGCGGCCTGGTCGTCGGCCGGACGATCTTCTCGCCCTGCACGCCCTATGGCGTGATGCGGATGCTCGATCATGCCGGGATTCCGGTCGAAGGCCGCAATGTCACGATCGTCGGAGCCAGCAACATCGTGGGCAAGCCGATGGCCCTGATGATGATGGCGCGCGACGCGACCGTCTCGGTCTGTCATGCCAAGACACGCGATCTCGCCCAGTACACCATTCTGGCGGACATCCTGATCGTGGCGGCCGGGGTGCCCAGGCTGATCGGTGCGCAGATGGTTCGTACCGGAGCGGTCGTGATCGATGTCGGGATCAACCGGGATCCGCAGGGCAGGCTGCAGGGCGATGTCGATTTCGACGCCGTCAGGGAAAGGGCGTCCTACATCACGCCGGTTCCGGGCGGCGTCGGTCCGATGACGGTCACCATGCTGCTGGTGAACACGGTCTCGGCGGCGGAACGGATCGCCGAAGGCGGGCGCGCGCTCATGCTGCCGGAGCAGCCTGACGGCGGACCCGGGCGGCTGACGGGCCGCCCAGGCGCGGACGCCGCCTGA
- a CDS encoding Na/Pi cotransporter family protein: MSAQTPTQILLALAGEVALLLWSVQLVTAGVSAAFGSRLRALLATGLDSRWRAFGAGLMVTAGLQSSTATAMMIASFSGAGLIALAPALAMMLGANVGTTLIVQLVGFDTSMMVPLLLLVGYLGMRRFGRLAANEMAKALFGLGLMLLSLRLMQATMAPVEHSQVLRTVLGALSDDPLIALLLAAVLSFAAHSSLAAILVVMSLAATGVVGTQTMLAMVLGCNLGTALNPLVQAMNGNAAAKRVPVGNLANRILGCAAGLLLLPVLTPVVERFASHPAQSAALFHLAFNIVMAVLFLVPLPAFARVLTRLFPDPAPEADPARPRYLDTAALTTPTLALANATREVLHMADVVDGMLKTSLMAFEGDDPARVAEVSRADDVLDNLYNQIQLYVGAIAHETLSQADEHRLSEVLTLAINLEHIGDIIEKNLMQMAGKRIRDQRRLPEDALARIAETHDRLRDHLRLALTVFISQDEATARRIVREKETFRELERGAIEAHLAEMRTGSREAVIVSALQLDIARDLKRIDAHIAATVHGLLEQRGALMGSRLMRAAE; this comes from the coding sequence ATGTCAGCGCAGACGCCGACCCAGATCCTGCTTGCGCTCGCCGGCGAGGTCGCCCTGCTGCTCTGGAGCGTGCAGCTGGTGACGGCGGGCGTATCGGCCGCCTTCGGCAGCCGCTTGCGCGCGCTGCTGGCGACAGGTCTCGACAGTCGCTGGCGGGCCTTCGGCGCGGGGCTCATGGTGACGGCTGGCCTGCAATCCAGCACGGCGACCGCGATGATGATCGCCTCGTTCTCCGGTGCCGGCCTGATCGCGCTGGCGCCGGCCCTGGCGATGATGCTCGGCGCCAATGTCGGGACGACGCTGATCGTGCAGCTCGTCGGCTTCGACACCAGCATGATGGTGCCGCTCCTGCTCCTCGTCGGCTATCTCGGCATGCGCCGTTTTGGCCGGTTGGCCGCCAATGAAATGGCGAAGGCGCTGTTCGGGCTGGGCCTGATGCTGCTGTCCCTGCGCCTGATGCAGGCCACCATGGCGCCGGTCGAGCACTCGCAGGTACTGCGCACGGTTCTCGGTGCGCTCTCGGACGATCCGCTGATCGCCCTGCTCCTGGCTGCGGTGCTCAGCTTTGCCGCCCATTCCTCGCTTGCCGCGATTCTGGTCGTGATGAGCCTCGCTGCGACCGGGGTCGTGGGAACCCAGACCATGCTGGCGATGGTGCTGGGCTGCAATCTCGGCACGGCGCTCAATCCGCTGGTCCAGGCCATGAACGGCAATGCCGCGGCCAAACGCGTGCCGGTGGGCAACCTCGCCAACCGCATCCTGGGCTGCGCCGCCGGCCTGCTGCTCCTGCCCGTGCTGACACCGGTCGTGGAGCGGTTCGCGAGCCATCCCGCGCAATCTGCGGCGCTGTTCCACCTTGCCTTCAACATCGTGATGGCTGTGCTCTTCCTTGTGCCGCTGCCGGCCTTCGCGCGCGTTCTGACGCGGCTGTTTCCCGATCCCGCGCCGGAGGCCGACCCAGCGCGCCCGCGCTATCTCGACACTGCTGCGCTCACCACACCGACGCTCGCGCTCGCCAATGCGACCCGTGAAGTGCTGCATATGGCCGATGTCGTCGACGGGATGCTGAAGACGTCGCTGATGGCGTTCGAGGGCGACGATCCGGCCCGTGTGGCCGAGGTCAGCCGGGCCGACGACGTGCTCGACAACCTCTATAATCAGATCCAGCTCTATGTCGGCGCGATCGCGCATGAGACGCTGTCGCAGGCCGACGAGCACCGGCTCTCGGAGGTGCTCACATTGGCGATCAATCTCGAGCATATCGGCGACATCATCGAGAAGAACCTGATGCAGATGGCCGGCAAACGCATCCGCGACCAGCGGCGGTTGCCCGAGGATGCGCTTGCCCGCATTGCCGAGACGCATGACCGGTTGCGGGACCATCTGCGCCTGGCGCTCACGGTCTTCATCTCGCAGGACGAAGCCACCGCGCGCCGGATCGTGCGCGAGAAGGAAACTTTTCGCGAGCTGGAGCGAGGGGCGATCGAGGCCCATCTCGCCGAGATGCGCACCGGCAGCCGCGAGGCCGTGATCGTCAGCGCCCTGCAGCTTGATATCGCGCGCGATCTGAAGCGCATCGACGCCCATATCGCCGCCACCGTGCACGGGCTTCTCGAACAGAGGGGAGCGCTGATGGGAAGCCGCCTGATGCGGGCGGCCGAGTGA
- a CDS encoding monovalent cation/H+ antiporter subunit A, with amino-acid sequence MELSPLLLILILPFVASLAVVLSPGASREPVTWITGVTLLACLVLTLSLYPSVSGGDALRFQIDWIPSLGLNFTLRMDGFAWIFAALVSGIGVLVVMYARYYMSADDPVRRFYLFFLAFTGSMLGVVLSGNLVLLVVFWELTSIFSFLLIGYWQQSQAARDGARMAMTVTGMGGLALLGGVLIIGHIVGSYDLDDVLRSGNLIRSHTLYVPALLLILLGTLTKSAQFPFHFWLPNAMAAPTPVSAFLHSATMVKAGVFLMARLWPVLSGTPEWFMILGIAGMTSFVLGAYLAMFQNDLKGLLAYSTISHLGLITLLLSLGSPLAAGAAIFHMLNHATFKASLFMAAGIIDHETGTRDMRRISGLFRYMPITGTLAMVACAAMAGVPLLNGFLSKEMFFAEAVETHADSWLDTAAPYAAVLGSALAVTYSLRLIHSIFLGAPPESFPREPHEPPFWMRFPVMFLVVACLVVGVFPAYTIGPFLHVAVSSVLGDATPPYSLALWHGFNLPLAMSIVALVAGVLLYRVAGAYLERSERPPLFGRIQGQRIFERVMVAISWRWAHLFEGAFGTSRLQPQMRLVVVVAVAAGAVPLLASGLSFGPHGNGATDFAFTGLWSIGMICAVAAAYQAKFHRLAALALLGGTGLVTCLTFVWLSAPDLAATQLVVEIVTTVLILLGLRWLPKRSQDVPEPKGWRPRLRRFRDLAIAVVAGLGMTAISYAVMTRAPPDSIAKYFVEKAYSEGGGLNVVNVILVDFRGFDTLGEITVLAVVALSVFALLRRFRPAPDSIERPEQQRIQRSNDEAEPETEVGATKAEYLYVPSVIMQWMFPVVIVLAAYLFLRGHDAPGGGFAAGVAMAAGFILQYMAAGTVWVEDRLRILPVAWIGGGLLLAAFTGAASMLLGDSFLTSYFRYLELPIVGKVPLASATLFDLGVFGVVVGATVLMLIAIAHQSIRRLRAARLEEERQRWN; translated from the coding sequence ATGGAACTTTCCCCGCTACTGCTGATCCTCATTCTGCCTTTTGTTGCCAGTCTTGCGGTGGTCCTGTCTCCGGGAGCCTCGCGCGAACCGGTGACCTGGATTACCGGCGTCACCTTGCTGGCCTGCCTGGTCCTGACCTTGTCGCTCTACCCATCCGTGAGCGGCGGAGATGCCCTCCGGTTTCAGATCGACTGGATCCCGTCTCTCGGACTGAACTTCACGCTGAGGATGGATGGCTTCGCCTGGATCTTCGCGGCCCTCGTCAGCGGTATCGGCGTCCTGGTCGTCATGTACGCCCGGTACTACATGTCCGCCGACGATCCGGTCCGGCGTTTCTACCTTTTCTTTCTGGCCTTCACGGGCTCGATGCTGGGGGTGGTCCTTTCGGGCAACCTGGTGCTTCTGGTCGTGTTCTGGGAACTGACCAGCATTTTTTCCTTCCTGCTGATCGGCTACTGGCAGCAGAGCCAGGCAGCGCGCGACGGCGCTCGCATGGCCATGACGGTCACGGGCATGGGGGGCCTGGCTCTGCTGGGTGGCGTGCTGATCATCGGTCATATCGTGGGCAGTTACGACCTCGACGACGTCCTGCGATCGGGCAACCTCATCCGTTCGCACACTCTATACGTCCCGGCGCTGCTGCTGATACTTCTCGGCACGCTGACGAAAAGCGCACAGTTTCCCTTTCATTTCTGGCTGCCCAACGCCATGGCGGCGCCGACGCCCGTATCGGCGTTCCTGCATTCGGCCACCATGGTCAAGGCAGGGGTCTTCCTGATGGCGCGGCTGTGGCCGGTGCTCTCCGGTACGCCGGAATGGTTCATGATCCTCGGCATCGCGGGAATGACGTCGTTCGTGCTCGGCGCTTACCTCGCCATGTTCCAGAATGACCTGAAGGGACTTCTCGCCTACTCCACGATCAGCCATCTGGGCCTGATCACGTTGCTGCTCAGCCTCGGCAGCCCGCTCGCCGCCGGCGCGGCCATCTTCCACATGCTCAACCACGCGACGTTCAAGGCATCGCTGTTCATGGCGGCCGGCATCATCGACCACGAGACCGGCACGCGCGATATGAGGCGGATCTCCGGACTGTTCCGGTACATGCCGATCACCGGCACCCTGGCCATGGTGGCCTGCGCCGCCATGGCTGGCGTACCGCTGCTGAACGGCTTCCTGTCGAAGGAGATGTTCTTCGCCGAGGCCGTGGAGACCCACGCCGATTCCTGGCTGGACACCGCCGCCCCCTACGCGGCCGTGCTCGGCAGCGCGCTGGCCGTGACCTATTCCCTACGGCTGATCCATTCGATCTTCCTGGGAGCGCCGCCCGAGAGTTTTCCCCGCGAACCCCACGAGCCGCCGTTCTGGATGCGGTTCCCGGTCATGTTCCTGGTCGTCGCCTGCCTCGTCGTCGGCGTCTTCCCGGCATACACCATCGGCCCGTTCCTGCATGTCGCGGTGTCGTCGGTGCTCGGCGACGCCACGCCGCCATACAGCCTGGCTCTGTGGCACGGCTTCAACCTTCCCCTGGCGATGAGCATCGTCGCGCTGGTTGCTGGCGTGCTGCTGTATCGCGTCGCCGGCGCTTACCTCGAACGTTCCGAGCGTCCCCCGCTTTTCGGTCGGATTCAGGGACAGCGCATCTTCGAGCGGGTCATGGTCGCGATTTCGTGGCGATGGGCGCATCTGTTCGAAGGCGCGTTCGGCACCAGTCGCCTTCAGCCCCAGATGCGCCTGGTGGTGGTGGTGGCCGTCGCCGCAGGAGCCGTCCCGCTGCTCGCTTCGGGCCTTTCCTTCGGTCCTCACGGCAATGGGGCGACGGATTTCGCATTCACCGGCCTTTGGTCCATCGGCATGATCTGCGCCGTCGCAGCCGCCTATCAGGCCAAGTTCCATCGGCTCGCGGCCCTTGCCCTGCTCGGCGGGACAGGGCTCGTGACCTGCCTGACCTTCGTCTGGCTTTCTGCGCCGGACCTTGCGGCCACCCAGCTCGTCGTCGAGATCGTGACAACGGTGCTTATCCTGCTCGGTCTGCGGTGGCTGCCCAAGCGCTCGCAGGACGTGCCCGAACCGAAAGGCTGGCGACCGCGCCTGCGCCGTTTCCGGGACCTTGCCATCGCCGTCGTCGCGGGCCTGGGCATGACGGCGATCTCCTACGCGGTGATGACGCGGGCGCCGCCGGACTCGATCGCGAAATACTTCGTCGAGAAGGCCTATAGCGAAGGCGGCGGCCTGAATGTCGTCAACGTCATTCTCGTCGATTTCCGCGGCTTCGACACGCTGGGCGAGATCACGGTCCTCGCCGTCGTGGCACTGAGCGTATTCGCGCTGCTCCGGCGCTTCCGCCCCGCACCGGACAGCATCGAGAGGCCCGAGCAGCAGCGCATCCAGCGGTCCAATGACGAGGCTGAGCCGGAGACGGAGGTCGGAGCGACGAAGGCGGAATATCTCTACGTGCCGTCCGTCATCATGCAGTGGATGTTCCCGGTCGTAATCGTACTGGCCGCCTATCTCTTCCTGCGTGGGCATGACGCTCCGGGAGGGGGCTTTGCCGCAGGTGTCGCAATGGCGGCGGGCTTCATCCTGCAATACATGGCGGCGGGCACGGTCTGGGTCGAGGACAGGCTGCGAATCCTTCCGGTTGCCTGGATCGGCGGCGGTCTCCTGCTGGCGGCGTTCACCGGGGCGGCCTCGATGCTCCTGGGAGATTCCTTCCTCACCTCGTATTTCCGGTATCTGGAGCTGCCGATCGTCGGGAAGGTCCCGCTGGCGAGCGCCACCCTGTTCGATCTCGGCGTGTTCGGCGTCGTGGTCGGAGCGACGGTTTTGATGCTGATCGCTATCGCCCACCAATCCATCCGCCGCCTGCGCGCGGCCCGTCTCGAAGAGGAGCGCCAGCGATGGAACTGA
- the purU gene encoding formyltetrahydrofolate deformylase codes for MTDLTPLAPAIPRDVVLRKPARVLNLACEDRPGIVHAVSGVLYRHGCNILESAQFSDPRDARFFMRVAFAAGDRFDDTAFRREFDGVAGTFQMSWEAVDTARPARVLLMVSRFGHCLNDLLFRQATGNLNITIPAIASNHRDFEPLAQNYGIPFHYLPVTAETKAEQEAKLLELVAQTDASLVVLARYMQVLSNDLCRALDGRAINIHHSFLPSFKGARPYHQAYDRGVKLIGATAHYVTPDLDEGPIIDQDVARADHSLAPDDLVSVGRDIEAVVLARALRLHIERRVMLAGRRTVIFR; via the coding sequence ATGACCGATCTCACGCCGCTCGCCCCCGCCATCCCCAGGGACGTCGTCCTGCGCAAGCCCGCCCGTGTCCTCAACCTTGCCTGCGAGGACCGGCCCGGCATCGTGCATGCCGTCAGCGGCGTGCTCTATCGGCACGGCTGCAACATCCTGGAAAGCGCGCAGTTCAGCGATCCGCGCGACGCCCGCTTCTTCATGCGCGTCGCCTTCGCCGCCGGCGATCGTTTCGACGACACGGCCTTTCGACGCGAGTTCGACGGCGTGGCCGGCACCTTCCAGATGAGCTGGGAGGCGGTCGACACGGCCCGCCCGGCCCGCGTCCTGCTGATGGTGTCACGCTTCGGCCATTGCCTGAACGATCTGCTCTTCCGCCAGGCGACGGGGAATCTCAACATCACGATTCCCGCGATCGCCTCGAACCACCGGGATTTCGAGCCGCTGGCGCAGAATTACGGCATCCCGTTCCATTATCTGCCGGTCACGGCGGAGACCAAGGCGGAGCAGGAGGCAAAGCTGCTGGAGTTGGTTGCGCAGACCGATGCGTCGCTGGTCGTGCTCGCCCGCTATATGCAGGTGCTCTCCAATGATCTCTGCCGTGCGCTCGACGGGCGGGCGATCAACATCCACCATTCCTTCCTGCCGAGCTTCAAGGGCGCCAGGCCTTACCATCAGGCCTATGACCGCGGCGTGAAGCTGATCGGCGCGACGGCTCATTACGTCACCCCCGATCTGGACGAAGGCCCGATCATCGACCAGGACGTCGCGCGTGCCGATCATTCGCTGGCTCCCGACGATCTCGTCAGCGTCGGGCGCGACATCGAGGCGGTCGTGCTCGCGCGTGCGCTGCGCCTGCATATCGAGCGGCGGGTAATGCTGGCCGGCCGGCGGACCGTCATTTTCCGCTAG
- a CDS encoding FAD-dependent oxidoreductase, whose amino-acid sequence MSIPTQSRVVIIGGGIVGCSVAYHLTKLGWRDVLLLEQGRLSSGTTWHAAGLVGQLRSQSSMTRLIRYSTELYASLEQETELATGWKRCGSVSVARTPERMTQLRRTISAARAQGVEIEELSPKEAGEKWPVMRTDDLVGGVWLPGDGKANPSDITQALARGARSRGAIVREGIRVTGIETEKGRVRAVQTDQGRVECEVLVICAGQWSRAVGQMCGVSVPLHSAEHMYIVTGKIDGVTPDLPVMRDPDGYTYYKEEVGGLVMGGFEPDAKPWGMDGIPYPFEFQLLPDDWDQFAILMENALQRVPALETAEIRTFLNGPESFTPDNNFLLGEAPEVAGIYVGAGFNSMGIASAGGAGSALAEWIVAGEATSDLWPVDIRRFANFNSNPAWLKDRIKETLGLHYAMPWPNRELDTARPFRRSPLYERLAAKQAVFGSKMGWERANYFARTEDERTIRYSFGQQNWFETVAAEHRACREAAGLVDMSSFAKFLLQGPQAEAALQRLSANDVAVPVGSSIYTALLNARGTFESDLTAARIAPDTYLLLTGTAQATRDAHWIRRQLPEGATLTDVTSAYAVLSLAGPKVVEILARVSPVSFDPVDFPANAIRQITIGYATTWACRRSYLGDGFELYVPAEFAAAIYDLLHEAGADLGLVDVGYYAVDSLRIEKGFRAWGRELTPDINPYEAGLGFAVKLNKGDFIGRDALTIARAAPRTKRLVALVGPRPNGQMAWGGEAILADGRPVGEITSAAFGASVDGIVALGWAQSQEPIDQAWLDARNWTIDLAGTAIPVTASLAAPLDRRPAELKG is encoded by the coding sequence ATGTCCATTCCCACCCAATCTCGTGTCGTCATCATCGGCGGCGGTATCGTCGGCTGTTCCGTCGCCTATCATCTGACCAAGCTCGGCTGGCGCGATGTGCTCCTGCTCGAGCAGGGGCGCCTGTCCTCCGGCACCACCTGGCACGCGGCCGGTCTCGTCGGGCAGCTGCGCAGCCAGTCGAGCATGACGCGCCTGATCCGCTATTCCACCGAGCTCTACGCCTCGCTGGAGCAGGAGACGGAGCTCGCCACGGGCTGGAAGCGCTGCGGCTCGGTTTCGGTCGCACGCACGCCCGAACGGATGACGCAGCTGCGCCGGACCATTTCGGCGGCGCGCGCCCAAGGGGTGGAGATCGAGGAGTTGAGCCCGAAGGAGGCCGGCGAGAAATGGCCGGTGATGCGCACCGACGATCTCGTCGGCGGCGTCTGGCTCCCCGGCGACGGCAAGGCGAACCCATCCGACATCACCCAGGCGCTGGCGCGCGGCGCCCGTAGCCGCGGCGCCATCGTGCGCGAAGGCATCCGCGTCACCGGCATCGAGACCGAGAAGGGCCGGGTGAGGGCGGTGCAGACCGACCAGGGCCGGGTCGAATGCGAGGTCCTGGTCATCTGCGCGGGCCAATGGTCACGCGCGGTCGGGCAGATGTGCGGCGTATCGGTGCCGCTGCATTCGGCCGAGCACATGTACATCGTCACCGGCAAGATCGACGGCGTGACGCCGGACCTGCCGGTGATGCGCGATCCCGATGGCTACACCTACTACAAGGAGGAGGTCGGCGGCCTCGTCATGGGCGGCTTCGAGCCCGATGCGAAGCCCTGGGGCATGGACGGCATCCCCTATCCCTTCGAGTTCCAGCTCCTGCCCGATGACTGGGATCAGTTCGCCATCCTGATGGAAAACGCGCTGCAGCGCGTGCCGGCCCTGGAGACGGCCGAGATCAGGACCTTCCTCAACGGTCCCGAGAGTTTTACGCCCGACAACAACTTCCTCCTGGGCGAGGCTCCGGAAGTGGCGGGCATCTATGTCGGCGCCGGCTTCAACTCGATGGGGATCGCGTCAGCCGGCGGCGCCGGCAGCGCGCTCGCCGAATGGATCGTCGCGGGCGAGGCCACGAGCGATCTCTGGCCCGTCGACATTCGCCGCTTCGCGAATTTCAACAGCAACCCGGCCTGGCTGAAGGATCGCATCAAGGAAACGCTCGGCCTGCACTACGCCATGCCCTGGCCGAACCGCGAACTCGATACCGCAAGGCCCTTCCGCCGCTCGCCGCTCTACGAGCGCCTGGCCGCCAAGCAGGCTGTCTTCGGCTCCAAGATGGGGTGGGAACGCGCGAATTATTTCGCCCGCACCGAGGATGAGCGCACGATCCGCTATTCCTTCGGCCAGCAGAACTGGTTCGAAACGGTCGCAGCAGAACACCGCGCCTGCCGCGAGGCCGCGGGGCTTGTGGACATGAGCAGCTTCGCCAAATTCCTGCTTCAGGGTCCGCAGGCCGAAGCGGCCTTGCAGCGCCTCTCCGCCAATGATGTGGCGGTCCCGGTGGGCAGCTCGATCTACACGGCCTTGCTCAATGCGCGCGGCACCTTCGAAAGCGACCTCACGGCCGCCCGTATCGCGCCCGACACCTATCTGCTCCTGACCGGCACCGCCCAGGCGACGCGCGACGCGCACTGGATCAGGCGCCAGCTCCCGGAGGGAGCAACGCTGACGGACGTGACATCGGCCTATGCCGTGCTCTCGCTGGCGGGCCCGAAGGTCGTCGAGATCCTCGCCCGCGTCTCGCCCGTCTCCTTCGATCCCGTCGATTTCCCGGCCAATGCGATCCGGCAGATCACCATCGGCTATGCCACGACCTGGGCCTGCCGCCGCTCCTATCTGGGGGACGGCTTCGAACTCTACGTGCCGGCGGAATTCGCAGCCGCGATCTACGATCTGCTGCACGAGGCCGGAGCCGATCTCGGTCTCGTCGATGTCGGATATTACGCGGTCGACTCGCTGCGCATCGAGAAGGGCTTCCGCGCCTGGGGACGCGAGCTGACGCCGGACATCAATCCCTACGAGGCCGGCCTCGGCTTTGCCGTGAAGCTGAACAAGGGCGATTTCATCGGCCGCGACGCCCTCACCATTGCCCGCGCGGCGCCACGCACCAAGCGGCTGGTCGCGCTTGTCGGCCCCCGTCCAAACGGCCAGATGGCCTGGGGCGGCGAGGCGATCCTGGCGGATGGCAGGCCGGTCGGCGAGATCACCTCCGCGGCCTTCGGCGCAAGCGTCGACGGTATCGTCGCGCTCGGCTGGGCCCAGAGCCAAGAGCCGATCGACCAGGCCTGGCTCGACGCGCGCAACTGGACGATCGATCTCGCGGGCACGGCGATCCCCGTCACGGCGAGCCTCGCTGCACCGCTCGACCGCAGGCCCGCGGAGCTCAAGGGATGA
- a CDS encoding Na+/H+ antiporter subunit C, whose translation MELTLAIAIGVLTGSGVWLVLRPRTYQLVIGLSLLSYAVNLFIFSMGRLRVGAAPVLGPGGAGNPADLADPVPQALVLTAIVIGFATTALLLVVLLVARGLTRNDHVDGREPN comes from the coding sequence ATGGAACTGACGCTTGCGATCGCCATAGGCGTGCTCACCGGATCGGGAGTCTGGCTGGTCCTGCGTCCGCGCACCTATCAGCTCGTCATCGGCCTTTCGCTTCTCTCTTATGCGGTGAACCTTTTCATCTTCAGCATGGGCCGGTTGCGGGTCGGTGCAGCCCCCGTGCTGGGGCCCGGCGGTGCAGGCAATCCGGCGGATCTGGCCGACCCGGTTCCGCAGGCGCTCGTGCTCACGGCGATCGTGATCGGCTTTGCCACGACCGCGCTCCTGCTCGTGGTGCTGCTCGTCGCCCGCGGGCTGACCCGCAACGATCACGTCGACGGGCGAGAGCCGAACTGA
- a CDS encoding transcription elongation factor, translating into MKRPVTTLSAGDYVRLQELARLLGEHIHPLASALLRKLDRASWREADDMPEQTVLLDGFVTYRVGGTGQPERRRLIDPADGMWPPAELSVITPLGITLLGLSVGDRIPMIGADIRAPPWVEVVAVDPVTTSGIVRGLTSSNAPAICSSLADHLRWPKNGRRLPGKGE; encoded by the coding sequence TTGAAACGACCAGTCACCACGCTTTCGGCCGGCGATTATGTGCGACTGCAAGAGCTGGCGCGTTTGCTCGGCGAGCACATTCATCCGCTCGCGTCGGCGCTTTTGCGCAAGCTGGACCGCGCCTCGTGGCGTGAGGCGGACGATATGCCGGAGCAAACGGTCTTGCTGGATGGCTTCGTCACCTATCGTGTCGGCGGCACCGGCCAGCCCGAACGCCGACGCTTGATCGATCCCGCAGACGGAATGTGGCCGCCCGCCGAGTTATCGGTGATCACGCCTCTCGGCATCACATTGCTTGGGCTTTCGGTGGGCGATCGAATCCCGATGATCGGGGCCGATATTCGTGCGCCGCCATGGGTCGAAGTCGTGGCAGTCGACCCCGTGACGACGTCGGGGATCGTCCGAGGGCTCACCTCCTCGAACGCGCCTGCGATCTGCTCGTCGTTGGCGGATCACCTTCGATGGCCTAAGAACGGACGACGCCTCCCAGGCAAAGGAGAATGA
- a CDS encoding DeoR/GlpR family DNA-binding transcription regulator encodes MTRDIAARRHRIILDSLERQESISVEELALSLDVSRETIRRDLKALSAEGLLAVVHGGAIRGERSEASFASRRTVNRAGKELIATLAAAMLGDGMTILLDSGTTTEAVVRALARTDRKRLVVHTTSLENARLASRLQGARVFLIGGEFDPNEDATSGTEALRAIGRLSADFSFVSVGGVDAEGRLTDYTRAGAAIRSALLNAAEQGFLMADSSKFGLVLPSRIGGDDACAGLLVDRLPPEPIAANLTRNGVRLIVS; translated from the coding sequence ATGACCCGCGACATCGCTGCGCGACGGCATCGCATCATCCTCGACAGTCTCGAAAGACAGGAATCGATCAGCGTCGAGGAACTCGCCCTGTCGCTCGACGTTTCCCGCGAGACGATCCGGCGCGATCTCAAGGCCTTGTCGGCCGAGGGGCTGCTCGCTGTCGTTCACGGCGGAGCGATCCGGGGCGAGCGTTCGGAAGCCTCCTTCGCCAGCCGCCGGACCGTGAACCGCGCAGGCAAGGAGCTGATCGCCACGCTCGCCGCCGCCATGCTGGGCGACGGCATGACCATTCTGCTCGATTCCGGCACCACGACCGAAGCGGTTGTGCGCGCGCTGGCGCGAACGGACCGAAAGCGGCTGGTCGTGCACACCACGTCGCTTGAGAACGCGCGGCTGGCCAGCCGGCTGCAGGGCGCCCGCGTCTTCCTGATCGGTGGCGAATTCGACCCCAACGAGGATGCGACCTCGGGCACGGAGGCCCTGCGGGCGATCGGACGCCTCTCGGCCGATTTCTCCTTCGTCAGCGTCGGCGGCGTCGACGCGGAAGGGCGGCTGACCGACTACACGCGAGCCGGAGCGGCCATCCGGAGCGCTCTCCTGAACGCCGCGGAACAAGGCTTCCTGATGGCCGACAGCAGTAAGTTCGGCCTTGTCCTTCCCAGCCGGATCGGCGGCGACGACGCTTGCGCGGGACTGCTGGTCGACCGGCTTCCGCCAGAGCCGATCGCCGCGAACCTGACCAGGAATGGAGTGCGTCTGATCGTTTCCTGA